One Osmerus mordax isolate fOsmMor3 chromosome 16, fOsmMor3.pri, whole genome shotgun sequence genomic window carries:
- the LOC136959199 gene encoding zinc finger protein 11-like has protein sequence MGLRARLVLELCLSDLLDSETIQQQLDRIRTCSAMHRRQEISDPDVETSVSHFLKLIETLLEQPAQREHYFRNMFPEEFGPKYDFALQTLVWEFLSRLDTLLPTPTLKQVSSFLSSAPSVLEELQQSGCYLKPLSTLLLNHNNTGGHSYTNGNVSEDNYILCTLSESCLETLDNLGVRGDSEVQSEAVEGCPGVQSPALSCIQSAIPLWSESSHTEAQRISADQAMGVQTGPSSPEEEPEDNFEREDEEDTAVEMQTAKDEETDLACNTLLSDRNLETREETTRTKGVVMDESSTVISCLLHQPQVVLYRMEVTDELLSGLESTLTAQQLDRRKRTRVGEEGHQQRMRAKVVSRKSDFCRMSPTSQFENPGQAAATERGEGLSPLRTDQDSPSVDALHAGKRVKTCSRCGKSFSNAKDFTRHMIVHAKQIPHRCTGCGEEFDDSESLEEHQEDCHVSSHNEDSDWEQDDKSVSSLSSAEMEPEPGTVPQQKTSTSRPSPGQDNKRPCPICNKKLHRNSTNLHIRRCSKRNNLCCDCGKRVDRAPPSSECPGGPAGPDTREASCMNGTGVQQVTSTTNSTSAASTALHSQGQPFRVVPKRSHRTCLLCNETFKDTHTMAEHLKLQHNLNPHSCPCGQTFTSSGEMEEHSLNCMSWTRCPSCRKGYVQSSQLSETQSVETILVGQQTDLQSTSVEDLMESQLRGSSGEASLDRHGPDTGVGVKSPSRQQDSGEEVHQNLQPGQEDQAHSSQDSAPSQSVTDSPQPHGSTVSPQNQTPVRAPPPGVIMDNRTCPVCFKRFSNKSSRDQHMRRHEKGPFSCSICSHSFGCKKDLARHQAKVARVGCGPTRRNRTMVDREPAGEIASFKCSHCNAVFMTGKKLQVHMLYHTGDGFPCKYCGKVFNNNNSLMNHIKTHVDRSHLCETCGKGFAKAIGLKRHLSVHDDARPHVCTECGKSYKQETYLKTHIRFSHRKERPFPCTLCQMRFVSLSRLHKHMTCHSNKTFGCAHCGKRFKSEEYFKKHVCLSVPLF, from the exons ATGGGGCTGCGAGCGCGG CTGGTTCTAGAGCTGTGCCTTTCTGACCTGCTGGACTCGGAGACCATCCAGCAACAACTAGACAGAATAAGGACCTGCAGCGCTAtgcacaggagacaggag ATCTCTGATCCAGACGTGGAAACATCAGTGTCACACTTTCTGAAGCTGATTGAAACCCTGCTGGAACAGCCAGCGCAGAGGGAACACTACTTCCGG AACATGTTTCCGGAGGAGTTTGGCCCCAAGTATGACTTTGCTCTTCAGACTCTGGTGTGGGAGTTTCTCTCCAGGTTGGACACTCTTCTTCCTACTCCAACCCTTAAACag GTGTCATCGTTTCTCAGCTCCGCCCCCTCTGTCCTGGAGGAGTTGCAGCAGTCTGGGTGTTACCTGAAGCCCTTGAGCACCCTTCTTCTGAACCATAACAATACAGGTGGACATTCCTACACCAACG gTAATGTCTCTGAAGACAACTACATCCTCTGTACGCTCTCTGAGTCCTGCCTAGAGACGCTTGACAACTTGGGTGTCCGTGGCGACTCAGAGGTCCAATCAGAGGCTGTGGAGGGATGTCCTGGTGTTCAAAGTCCAGCCTTGTCTTGCATCCAGTCAGCTATACCTTTGTGGTCAGAATCCAGTCACACAGAAGCTCAGAGGATAAGTGCTGATCAAGCAATGGGCGTCCAAACTGGACCTTCTAGTCCAGAAGAGGAACCAGAGGACAACtttgagagggaggatgaggaggacacAGCAGTCGAAATGCAGACTGCAAAGGATGAAGAAACAGATTTGGCTTGTAACACACTTCTTAGTGACAGAAACCTGGAAACTAGAGAAGAAACTACCAGAACCAAAGGAGTGGTGATGGACGAGTCTTCAACAGTTATTTCCTGTCTGCTCCATCAACCACAGGTTGTTCTATACAGAATGGAAGTCACTGATGAGCTGTTGTCTGGGCTGGAGTCCACCTTAACAGCACAACAActggacaggaggaagaggacgagggtgggggaggagggacatcAACAGCGGATGAGAGCAAAGGTTGTTTCTCGCAAGAGTGACTTCTGTAGGATGTCACCTACGTCTCAGTTTGAGAATCCCGGCCAAGCTGCGGCCACAGAGCGAGGAGAAGGACTGTCCCCTCTCCGCACAGATCAGGATTCTCCCTCCGTTGATGCGTTGCATGCTGGGAAGCGTGTGAAAACGTGCTCCCGGTGTGGTAAGAGTTTTTCCAATGCAAAGGACTTTACCAGACACATGATCGTTCATGCTAAGCAGATTCCCCACCGCTGCACAGGGTGTGGGGAAGAATTTGATGACTCTGAGAGTTTGGAGGAACACCAGGAGGACTGTCACGTGTCCAGCCACAACGAAGACTCAGATTGGGAGCAGGATGACAAGTCTGTGTCGTCTTTATCGTCCGCTGAGATGGAGCCAGAACCAGGGACTGTACCTCAGCAGAAAACCTCCACTAGCCGTCCCTCTCCAGGGCAGGATAACAAACGACCCTGCCCCATTTGCAACAAGAAGCTTCACCGCAACTCAACAAATCTACACATTAGAAGATGTTCAAAGAGGAACAATTTGTGCTGTGATTGTGGGAAGAGAGTTGATCGTGCTCCTCCAAGCTCAGAGTGTCCTGGGGGACCAGCTGGCCCGGACACCAGAGAGGCATCCTGTATGAACGGGACCGGGGTACAGCAGGTCACCAGCACCACAAACTCAACATCAGCTGCCTCCACCGCTCTCCACAGTCAGGGACAACCCTTCAGAGTAGTACCTAAAAGATCCCACCGAACCTGCCTTTTGTGTAACGAGACCTTCAAAGACACCCACACCATGGCAGAGCACCTGAAACTGCAGCATAACCTAAACCCTCACTCGTGTCCTTGTGGGCAAACATTTACCTCTTCTGGTGAAATGGAGGAACACAGTCTCAACTGTATGTCTTGGACAAGGTGCCCTTCGTGCAGAAAAGGCTATGTTCAATCTTCCCAGCTTTCAGAGACCCAGAGTGTGGAGACGATCCTCGTTGGTCAGCAGACCGACCTTCAGTCAACTTCAGTAGAAGACCTCATGGAGAGCCAGTTGCGTGGCAGCAGTGGTGAGGCCTCTCTGGACAGGCATGGCCCAGACACCGGTGTGGGGGTGAAGTCTCCCAGCCGGCAGCAAGACTCTGGGGAAGAGGTCCACCAGAACCTGCAGCCGGGCCAGGAGGACCAAGCGCACAGCAGCCAGGACTCGGCCCCGAGCCAGAGTGTCACAGATTCTCCTCAGCCTCACGGAAGCACCGTCTCCCCCCAGAACCAAACCCCCGTCCGGGCTCCGCCCCCCGGTGTGATCATGGACAACCGGACGTGTCCTGTGTGCTTCAAGAGGTTTTCCAATAAATCGAGCCGGGATCAGCACATGAGGAGACATGAAAAGGGACCTTTCAGCTGCAGCATCTGTTCCCACAGCTTCGGGTGCAAGAAGGATCTTGCCAGACATCAGGCCAAAGTAGCCAGAGTAGGCTGTGGGCCCACGCGCCGTAATCGTACCATGGTGGACAGAGAGCCAGCAGGAGAAATCGCGAGCTTCAAGTGTTCCCATTGTAATGCCGTGTTCATGACGGGAAAGAAACTTCAAGTCCACATGTTGTATCACACAGGAGACGGCTTCCCCTGTAAGTACTGTGGCAAGGTGttcaataacaacaacagcttGATGAATCATATCAAAACGCATGTTGACAGGTCACACCTGTGTGAGACCTGTGGTAAAGGTTTCGCAAAAGCAATAGGTTTGAAACGTCACCTGTCTGTCCACGATGATGCTAGGCCCCACGTCTGCACAGAGTGTGGCAAAAGTTATAAACAGGAGACATATCTGAAGACACATATTCGATTTTCACACCGCAAGGAGCGACCATTTCCTTGCACTCTTTGCCAAATGCGCTTTGTCAGCCTGTCCCGCCTACATAAGCACATGACATGCCACAGCAACAAGACTTTTGGGTGTGCGCATTGTGGTAAGCGTTTCAAAAGCGAGGAGTACTTCAAGAAACACGTTTGTTTATCTGTCCCACTCTTTTGA
- the LOC136958776 gene encoding gastrula zinc finger protein xFG20-1-like — MGLRARLVLELCLSDLVDSETIQQQLDRIRTCSAMHRRHESSDPDVETSVSHFLKLIETLLEQPAQREHYFRNMFPEEFGPKYDFALQTLVWEFLSRLDTLLPTPTLKQVSSFLSSAPSVLEELQQSGCYLKPLSTLLLNHNITGGHSYTNGNVSEDNYILCTLSESCLEMLDNLGVRGDSEVQSEAVEGCPGVQSPALSCIQSAIPLWSESSHTEAQRISADQAMGVQTGPSSPEEEPEDNFEREDEEDTAVEMQTAKDEETDLACNTLLSDRNLETREETTRTKGLVMDESSTVISCLLHQPQVVLYRMEVTDELLSGLESTLTAQQLDRRKRTRVGEEGHQQRMRAKVVSRKSDFCRMSPTSQFENPGQAAATERGEGLSPLRTDQDSPSVDALHAGKRVKTCSRCGKSFSNAKDFTRHMIVHDKQIPHRCTGCGEEFDDSESLEEHQEDCHVSSHNEDSDWEQDDKSVSSLSSAEMEPEPGTVPQQKTSTSRPSPGQDNKRPCPICNKKLHRNSMSQHIRNHGGPLARRVPHRCHGCGWRCYVKSNFKKHTEMCLKRNNLCCDCGKRFDLAPPSSECPGGPAGPDTREASCMNGTGVQQVTSTTNSTSAASTALHSQGQPFRVVPKRSHRTCLLCNETFKDTHTMAEHLKLQHNLNPHSCPCGQTFTSSGEMEEHSLNCMSWTRCPSCRKGYVQSSQLSETQSVKTILVGQQTDLQSTSVEDLMESQLRGSSGEASQDRHGPDPRVGVKSPSRQQDSGEEVHQNLQPGQEDQAHSSQDSAPSQSVTDSPQPHGSTVSPQNQTPVRAPPPGVIMDNRTCPVCFKRFFNKSSRDQHMRRHEKGPFSCSICSHSFGSKVDLARHQAKVARVGCGPTRRNRTMVDREPAGEIASFKCSHCNAVFMTGKKLQVHMLYHTGDGFPCKYCGKVFNNNNSLMKHIKTHVDRSHLCETCGKGFTTAAALKSHMFVHDDARPHVCTECGKSYKQKAFLESHIRFVHQAKRPYPCTLCQVRLSNLASLHRHLKIHSKETFSCADCGKSSKRKEFLTKHVCVVDPRF, encoded by the exons ATGGGGCTGCGAGCGCGG CTAGTTCTGGAGCTGTGCCTTTCTGACCTGGTCGACTCGGAGACCATCCAGCAACAACTAGACAGAATAAGGACCTGCAGCGCTATGCACAGGAGACATGAG AGCTCTGATCCAGACGTGGAAACATCAGTGTCACACTTTCTGAAGCTGATTGAAACCCTGCTGGAACAGCCAGCGCAGAGGGAACACTACTTCCGG AACATGTTTCCAGAGGAGTTTGGCCCCAAGTATGACTTTGCTCTTCAGACTCTGGTGTGGGAGTTTCTCTCCAGGTTGGACACTCTTCTTCCTACTCCAACCCTTAAACag GTGTCATCGTTTCTCAGCTCCGCCCCCTCTGTCCTGGAGGAGTTGCAGCAGTCTGGGTGTTACCTGAAGCCCTTGAGCACCCTTCTTCTGAACCATAACATTACAGGTGGACATTCCTACACCAACG GTAATGTCTCTGAAGACAACTATATCCTCTGTACGCTCTCTGAGTCCTGCCTAGAGATGCTTGACAACTTGGGTGTCCGTGGCGACTCAGAGGTCCAATCAGAGGCTGTGGAGGGATGTCCTGGTGTTCAAAGTCCAGCCTTGTCTTGCATCCAGTCAGCTATACCTTTGTGGTCAGAATCCAGTCACACAGAAGCTCAGAGGATAAGTGCTGATCAAGCAATGGGCGTCCAAACTGGACCTTCTAGTCCAGAAGAGGAACCAGAGGACAACtttgagagggaggatgaggaggacacAGCAGTCGAAATGCAGACTGCAAAGGATGAAGAAACAGATTTGGCTTGTAACACACTTCTTAGTGACAGAAACCTGGAAACTAGAGAAGAAACTACCAGAACCAAAGGACTGGTGATGGACGAGTCTTCAACAGTTATTTCCTGTCTGCTCCATCAACCACAGGTTGTTCTATACAGAATGGAAGTCACTGATGAGCTGTTGTCTGGGCTGGAGTCCACCTTAACAGCACAACAActggacaggaggaagaggacgagggtgggggaggagggacatcAACAGCGGATGAGAGCAAAGGTTGTTTCTCGCAAGAGTGACTTCTGTAGGATGTCACCTACGTCTCAGTTTGAGAATCCCGGCCAAGCTGCGGCCACAGAGCGAGGAGAAGGACTGTCCCCTCTCCGCACAGATCAGGATTCTCCCTCCGTTGATGCGTTGCATGCTGGGAAGCGTGTGAAAACGTGCTCCCGGTGTGGTAAGAGTTTTTCCAATGCAAAGGACTTTACCAGACACATGATCGTTCATGATAAGCAGATTCCCCACCGCTGCACAGGGTGTGGGGAAGAATTTGATGACTCTGAGAGTTTGGAGGAACACCAGGAGGACTGTCACGTGTCCAGCCACAACGAAGACTCAGATTGGGAGCAGGATGACAAGTCTGTGTCGTCTTTATCGTCCGCTGAGATGGAGCCAGAACCAGGGACTGTACCTCAGCAGAAAACCTCCACTAGCCGTCCCTCTCCAGGGCAGGATAACAAACGACCCTGCCCCATTTGCAACAAGAAGCTTCACCGCAACTCAATGAGTCAACACATACGCAACCATGGTGGGCCATTGGCAAGACGGGTTCCACATCGTTGCCATGGCTGCGGCTGGAGATGTTacgttaaatccaattttaaaaaacacactgaaatgtgtCTGAAGAGGAACAATTTGTGCTGTGATTGTGGGAAGAGATTTGATCTTGCTCCTCCAAGCTCAGAGTGTCCTGGGGGACCAGCTGGCCCAGACACCAGAGAGGCATCCTGTATGAACGGGACCGGGGTACAGCAGGTCACCAGCACCACAAActccacatcagctgcctccacCGCTCTCCACAGTCAGGGACAACCCTTCAGAGTAGTACCTAAAAGATCCCACCGAACCTGCCTTTTGTGTAACGAGACCTTCAAAGACACCCACACCATGGCAGAGCACCTGAAACTGCAGCATAACCTAAACCCTCACTCGTGTCCTTGTGGGCAAACATTTACCTCTTCTGGTGAAATGGAGGAACACAGTCTCAACTGTATGTCTTGGACAAGGTGCCCTTCGTGCAGAAAAGGCTATGTTCAATCTTCCCAGCTTTCAGAGACCCAGAGTGTGAAGACGATCCTCGTTGGTCAGCAGACCGACCTTCAGTCAACTTCAGTAGAAGACCTCATGGAGAGCCAGTTGCGTGGCAGCAGTGGTGAGGCCTCTCAGGACAGGCATGGCCCAGACCCACGTGTGGGGGTGAAGTCTCCCAGCCGGCAGCAAGACTCTGGGGAAGAGGTCCACCAGAACCTGCAGCCGGGCCAGGAGGACCAAGCGCACAGCAGCCAGGACTCGGCCCCGAGCCAGAGTGTCACAGATTCTCCTCAGCCTCACGGAAGCACCGTCTCCCCCCAGAACCAAACCCCCGTCCGGGCTCCACCCCCCGGTGTGATCATGGACAACCGGACGTGTCCTGTGTGCTTCAAGAGGTTTTTCAATAAATCGAGCCGGGATCAGCACATGAGGAGACATGAAAAGGGACCTTTCAGCTGCAGCATCTGTTCCCACAGCTTTGGGAGCAAGGTGGATCTTGCCAGACATCAGGCCAAAGTAGCCAGAGTAGGCTGTGGGCCCACGCGCCGTAATCGTACCATGGTGGACCGAGAGCCAGCAGGAGAAATCGCGAGCTTCAAGTGTTCCCATTGTAATGCCGTGTTCATGACGGGAAAGAAGCTTCAAGTCCACATGTTGTATCACACAGGAGACGGCTTCCCCTGTAAGTACTGTGGCAAGGTGttcaataacaacaacagcttGATGAAACATATCAAAACGCATGTTGACAGGTCACACCTGTGTGAGACCTGTGGTAAAGGTTTCACAACAGCAGCCGCTTTGAAAAGTCACATGTTCGTCCACGATGATGCTAGGCCCCACGTCTGCACAGAGTGTGGCAAAAGCTACAAACAGA